Within Oribacterium sp. oral taxon 102, the genomic segment GCCGAAGCAGAGAGCGACGAGATAGCCCACCGTCATGCCCAGCAGGATCGAGGCCAGCTTGCACACGCCCTTGCCCAGATTATTGAAGAGCAGCACCGCAACCAGCGTAATGATGGCGACCAGCCAGTTCTGCCAGGAGCCGTAGACCAGCGCTGCAGTCAGCCCCTTCTTCTCCACTACCAGCTCATAGGTATTTGCTGCGCCGCCCGCCATATAATTCACAGCAGTCGGATATAGTGACAGACCGATCGTAAATACTACCGTTCCGGTAATGATGGGCGGAAAGAAATGCCGGATTTTCTTGACAAAGATTCCCACAATAATCGCCACAATGCCGCCCACCATCAGTGCGCCCGTAATCGTCGCTACGCCGAGTGTGCCGCCCTCTTCCCCGACGATCGCCTGCATGCTCGGCAGATATGCGAAGCTGATGCCCATGATGACCGGAAGCCCTGCGCCGAAGCGTCGGCCGATCGGGAAGAGCTGAAACAGCGTACTGACTGCCGACATCACGAGGGACGCCTGAATCAGCAGGATCCTCTGCGAAATATCCAAGCCCGCTACGTTCGAAATAATGATTGCCGGCGTTACGCAGCCGATAATCATCGCCACCAGATGCTGAAGTGCCAGTGAAATCGTGCTCCCCAGCGGCGGATTGCCCTTCCATTGGAACAATTCCTCCATCCTGTCCCTGTCCTTCGTTTCCATGTCTCTCCTCCTGAGCTAAATAATTTTTAGCATCCCTAAAAATTTATTATTGCTGCTTAACTATATAACAGAAAAACTAACCGTGCAAGTAAAATTGGATTCCATTTTTTCAGTAAATATAACCTATTCAGTCCTCTGTATTTTGGGCAGAATTATTTTTTTAGTTCTGTATTTACCAAAAAAGCAGGGTAAATGCGCTTCTCGGTAAGGACATGATCCATCCTGACATCATTTTCATACATCGGAATCTGCTCCGAAAGCAGCGCCTCGAAGCAGAGGCAGTATTTCTGTATCCGAAGCCCCCGCAGGAAACGATCATAATATCCTGCACCATGTCCGAGCCGTCCGCCATAGCGATCCGCGGAAATACAGGGAATGATTGCGAGCTCCAGCCGATAAGCATCTATGACGGGAAGCCCCTGCCGCGGCTCGAGAATACCGAGTATACCCGGCTCCAGCTCCGTAAGAGAGCGGATACGCACTGCCTCCATTTCATGCCGCCCCGGAATGCAGCGTGGAACACTCAGCTGCTTTCCCATTCGAAGCGCAGCGTTCAGGATTTTCCATGTCGAGGGCTCCTCCTCTGTGCTCACATAACAGAAAATACGCTCCGCCTGATGAAAGACCGGCTGCATCAGCAGTCTTTCCGCTATCCCGGCACTCGCCTGCTCCCTGTAATCGATAGGCAGTGCCTCCCGCTTCTCCCGGATCTCCTGCCGCTTCTCCTGCTTCCCCATCCTCTGTCTCCTCTCTGCTTCCATTCCACGCGCCTCTTCCGGGGCAGATCCCCGCTTTCCGCGTCCACGTGTAAATCCTCCTCCATGCGCCCCATGAGATCGGCGGGACCCCGTCTTCTGCGTCCACGCATAAGCCTGTTCCGATTATATCGCATTCTCCGCTTTTTTCTGCCTGAAAGCAGAAGTGCTCCGCTTCTTAAAAGAGTACAAAGCCTCGCTAAAAAAAAGAAAATTATTTTCAAAATTTATATCTTTACAAATATAACTTCTTATGCTATTCTATAGACACAGGAAGAAGAGAGAGGCAAGAGCAGAGCAGATTTCATCTGACGAGAAAGGATGAAAAGAGCTCGCAAAGTGCAGACGGAGGTTCTGCGAACGATACTGTAGAAATCGGAGGTATCCAGCGATGATTCCAGCACAGAGTTTCGATGATACCGAAGGACAGAGGTAGGAAGTTTCTTTTCGATAACGGCACATAGGTGCGGCAGTTATTCAGCGAGGGAAGGGTTGCTTCCGAAATTCCTGCACGAGTCCGGCGGCTATGATCGAAGCAGGTAACCCGAAAACCTTAGAGAGAAAATAGCGCAAAGCTATTTCACAAATATAGAACGTTGGTTTTTTCGTACGGAGAAGGATGGTAGAGTCCAATGTACTGAATACGACAACTGAATATGGTATCTAAGGAGGGAGGCTTCGAAGAGCCTCCCTCTTTTTCCCTGCCCCCGATCTTCGATCGGGGGAGCCTAGCGGCTTTGAGCGATTCAAAGTAATCGCTTGCGATTGCCTCTCCATTGCCCCCGATCTTCGATCCCTGCTTACTGCTTCTTTCCGATCAGCTCCTCGCAGAGCACGACCAGTACCTCCACCATCTTCTTTGCAGAATCGACATTCAGATACTCATAGATACCGTGATAATTCCCTCCTCCGGTCGAGAGATTCGGGCAGGGCAGCCCCTCGTAGGACAGCCGAGCACCGTCCGTGCCACCGCGGATCGGAACGATCCTCGGCATGACGCCGCAGCGCCGAAACGCATTCTCCGCCGCGGAAATCAGGTACAGAAAGGGCTCGACCTTCTCCTTCATATTGTAGTAGCTGTCCTTCACTGTCACACGAAGAGACGCATCCGTTGCCGCATATTTCGCATTCAGCCTCTCCGCCGCCGCTGTGAAGATCCGCTTCTTCTCCTCGAACCTCTCCCGGTCATGATCCCGGATGATGTACTGCGCCTTCGCCGCACACTCATTTCCGCTCAGCTCGCAGAGATGGAAGAAGCCCTCATAGCCCTCCGTATTCGCCGGGGTGCAGTCCGGCAGCAGTGCATTGAACTCCATCGCGAGCAGCACGGCATTGACCATCTTTCCCTTCGCGGAGCCGGGATGCACATTGACGCCCTTTATCTCCAGTACGGCGGAGGCAGCGTTGAAATTCTCATACTCGATCTCACCCAGCGTGCCGCCGTCCACGGTATAAGCGACCTCCGCACCGAAGCCCGTGACATCGAAGAAGTCTGCGCCCTCTCCGATCTCCTCATCCGGCGTGAAGCCGATCCGGATCTCCCCGTGCTTCCGCTCCGGATGCTCCATAAGGTACTTCACGAGCTCCATGATCTCCGTCACGCCCGCCTTATCGTCCGCCCCAAGCAGCGTACTGCCGTCCGTCACGAGCAGATCCTGCCCGATGGCGTCGCGAAGCTGCGGGAAGATGCGCGGCGAAAGAGTTTCTCCGTGTCCCAGCTCGATCTCCCCGCCGTCATAGGCAGATACCAGCCTGGGCTTCACAGCCTTCCCGCTCGCCGCCGGCGCGGTATCCATGTGGGCAATGAAGCCGACCGCCGGAGTGGATGACGCCTCTTCCCCCGCCAGATTGGAGGGAATCCGCGCATAAACATAGCACTGCTCCGTGAGCCGAACCTCTGCAGCGCCCAGCTCCCGCAGCTCCCGCTCCAGCACACGCGCCAGCGCAAACTGCTTTTCGCTGGAGGGATGCGTACCGGATGTCTCGTCCGACTGCGTATCAATCCCCGCATAAGAAATAAAACGCTCTAAAATATCCATATTTTTCTCCTTGCACCTCTTCCTGTACGATCAGACGATTCTCAGTCCACCGCTTCGATCTTCCGGATCAGCTCCATATAGGGCCCGCAGTATTTCTCATAGAGCGGCTCCATTGCCTGCCGGAAGCGGAGCTTCTCCTCCGGAGAGGGGACGATGACGACGGTTCCCTCTCCCCGTACCTTCTCCTCCGCAGAATCGCTCCGGCTCTGCCAGAGGCTCTGCTCATAGCGGGCAGACTCCTCCGCGCATTCCCGGAGAATTCGCCGGTCTCCATCCGAGAGTTTATCCCAGGTTACCTGCGAGATGATCTGCATCTCCGGCACCCGCATATGCTCATCCAGCGTATAATATTTCGCGACCTCATTGTGCCGCATCGCCTCATAGGAGGACCAGTTGTTCTCCGCGCCGTCCGCGCTGCCGGTCTGGAGCGCCGAGTAGACGTCCTCATAGGGAAGCGGTACCGGAATCCCTCCCAGCTCCCGCACCATATCCTGCATCAGGTCATTCTCCTGCACGCGGATTTTCAGCCCTGACACATCCTCCGGTCTCTCGATCGGACGGCTCACCGTATAGAAATTCCGGACGCCGGCATCATACCAAGAGAGCGGCACCACACCGGAGCCGTCGAAGGACGCCATGATCTCCTGTCCGATCTCCCCGTTCAGAACGCTCCACATATGCGCCGAATCCCGATAGAGGTAGGGCATCTGGAGCACGATTGACTTCGGAGAGAGCACGTTCGCCGTAGAAAGGGAAACCCGCGCGAAGTCTATCCCCCCGAAACGAAGCTGCTCCACCGAGGACACCTCTGAGCCCAGCTCTGCATTCGGATGCACGCGAATCTCTATCCTGCCGCCTGTCCGCTCCCGTACCAGCTCCGCGAAGCGCTTCGCCCCCTGCGTAGTCGGATAATCGCTCGTTTGGTTTTCCGCATAGGTAAACACATATTCCGGGACAGATGCATGCCGTCCGAGCAGACCGCAGCCGCTGAGACAGAGCATGAGCGGCAGGAAAGAAAGGAGCGCGGCAAACGCCCTCCTCTCTCTCATTTCTTCTCCGCCTTCAAATTCGCCGCCTTCACAGAGGCAAATGCGAAGCGATAGAACTCTTCCTTCTTCTCTCCAAGTGCGCTATCGGGAATCACGAAGCCGTGCTGCGCTCCCATATAGAGCGCGATCTGCCAGGGTCTCTTCACAACGGAGCTGATCTCCGCCCAGCCGTGACTCTCATTCTTCTCCCCCTGCTTCACATAGATCTGCCGCTCGTCAAAGGACAGCACTGTTTCCTCCTTCACCTTATCCAGGTTTCGTTTCATCCGAAAGTAAATCAACAGCGGCTGAAAGACCGGAAAGAAGAGGAAAAGCAGCACGCCAAGCGACAGGAGCAGAAAACGGTTCTGCCGGAAAGCATAGATCGTGAGCACGCCCATCGCAGCGGTGAATACGGCGTTAATCACGCCCAGAAAAGAGGTATAGGTCGTATACAGCGCCATCCGCAGCAGATTTCCGGCTGTATTTCTGAAATGAAATTGATATCGCATGTTTTCTCCCAGCTTCGCGCTCTCTGATTTTTCCCTGCTCCCGCACTCTCGCCGCATCAATCCCCTGTTTGCCTGCCGAAAAAGTGCGGGACGTGTCATAAAGCCCTTCCCGCAGCGGTATATAGGTATGCTGTGTGTTCAGACAAATCTTATTATACTACAAAAGGCGATATCCGGAAATCGGATATCGCCTTTTTGCTCGTCTGCGGGGGCTCTGATTTATTCACGGCTCACGTGCCATGGGCGTGCACCCGTCGGAACCTGACCTTTCCGATCAAATCAGCATTTCCCTAAGATGCCTGTCTTACGCCCCTGCCAGCATGCCGATCACCCCCGGTGCTGTCGATACATAGCCGAAGAGCTTCGGGATGAACAACGAAATATTCGGAACAAAGGTGATCAGGAGCAATGCGACGAGCATCATTCCGTAGAACGGCAGCGTCGCAATGACGATCTTCTCCATCGGGCGCTTCGCGATGGCAGAGCCGATGAAGAGTACCCCTCCCACCGGAGGTGTCAGCAGCCCGATCCCGCAGTTCAGGATGACAATGATGCCGTACTGTACCGGATCCAAACCGATCGAGGTCGCAATCGGCAGCAGGATCGGGGTCGAAATCAGAATGATCGGCGCCATATCCATGATACAGCCGAGAATCAGCAGAATCAGATTCAGGAGCAGCGCAATGATGATCGGGTTTTCGCTGATTCCGTGAATTGCGCTGGCAAAGAGATCCGGTACATGAAGCGTCGTCAGGCAGTAGCCGAAAACATTGGAGGTCGAGATCAGGATCAGCACGATGGAAAGCGTATCAATGCAGTCCTCCAGACTCTTCCACACACCCTTCCAGTCCAGTCCCTTATAAATGTAGACAGAGACCAGGAGAGA encodes:
- the pepT gene encoding peptidase T, giving the protein MDILERFISYAGIDTQSDETSGTHPSSEKQFALARVLERELRELGAAEVRLTEQCYVYARIPSNLAGEEASSTPAVGFIAHMDTAPAASGKAVKPRLVSAYDGGEIELGHGETLSPRIFPQLRDAIGQDLLVTDGSTLLGADDKAGVTEIMELVKYLMEHPERKHGEIRIGFTPDEEIGEGADFFDVTGFGAEVAYTVDGGTLGEIEYENFNAASAVLEIKGVNVHPGSAKGKMVNAVLLAMEFNALLPDCTPANTEGYEGFFHLCELSGNECAAKAQYIIRDHDRERFEEKKRIFTAAAERLNAKYAATDASLRVTVKDSYYNMKEKVEPFLYLISAAENAFRRCGVMPRIVPIRGGTDGARLSYEGLPCPNLSTGGGNYHGIYEYLNVDSAKKMVEVLVVLCEELIGKKQ
- a CDS encoding YcxB family protein, which produces MRYQFHFRNTAGNLLRMALYTTYTSFLGVINAVFTAAMGVLTIYAFRQNRFLLLSLGVLLFLFFPVFQPLLIYFRMKRNLDKVKEETVLSFDERQIYVKQGEKNESHGWAEISSVVKRPWQIALYMGAQHGFVIPDSALGEKKEEFYRFAFASVKAANLKAEKK
- a CDS encoding 5-formyltetrahydrofolate cyclo-ligase is translated as MGKQEKRQEIREKREALPIDYREQASAGIAERLLMQPVFHQAERIFCYVSTEEEPSTWKILNAALRMGKQLSVPRCIPGRHEMEAVRIRSLTELEPGILGILEPRQGLPVIDAYRLELAIIPCISADRYGGRLGHGAGYYDRFLRGLRIQKYCLCFEALLSEQIPMYENDVRMDHVLTEKRIYPAFLVNTELKK
- a CDS encoding uracil-xanthine permease family protein translates to METKDRDRMEELFQWKGNPPLGSTISLALQHLVAMIIGCVTPAIIISNVAGLDISQRILLIQASLVMSAVSTLFQLFPIGRRFGAGLPVIMGISFAYLPSMQAIVGEEGGTLGVATITGALMVGGIVAIIVGIFVKKIRHFFPPIITGTVVFTIGLSLYPTAVNYMAGGAANTYELVVEKKGLTAALVYGSWQNWLVAIITLVAVLLFNNLGKGVCKLASILLGMTVGYLVALCFGMISFTEIGTASWLSLPRFLPFGVHFNLAACISIGLLFAINSIQAIGDFTSTTIGGFDRYPTDQELQSGIVAYGGLNFLTAFFGGLPTATYSQNVGIIINNKVVNRKVFTTTAIMILLCGICPKFSAILTTIPQCVLGGATVTVFSSIAMTGMKLITTEYLTPRNTTVVGLSAALGVGIAQASGTLSQFPAGFTMIFGKSPVVVATIMAVILNIILPPDEKPVAMPAEEAEE
- a CDS encoding TRAP transporter substrate-binding protein — protein: MRERRAFAALLSFLPLMLCLSGCGLLGRHASVPEYVFTYAENQTSDYPTTQGAKRFAELVRERTGGRIEIRVHPNAELGSEVSSVEQLRFGGIDFARVSLSTANVLSPKSIVLQMPYLYRDSAHMWSVLNGEIGQEIMASFDGSGVVPLSWYDAGVRNFYTVSRPIERPEDVSGLKIRVQENDLMQDMVRELGGIPVPLPYEDVYSALQTGSADGAENNWSSYEAMRHNEVAKYYTLDEHMRVPEMQIISQVTWDKLSDGDRRILRECAEESARYEQSLWQSRSDSAEEKVRGEGTVVIVPSPEEKLRFRQAMEPLYEKYCGPYMELIRKIEAVD